The nucleotide sequence AATTTCCTCTAGAAATCCAACCCAGTTTAGAGAAGGAAGTGTCTCACATTAAGGAACTGTGAGTTTTCCTTTACTGAAAACAGCGCAGACAACTTCTGGGGTCCCAgcacatttttcaaaacaaaaagaaagaaatccattcCAGAAAACACCACTTAAGGTCATCAAATGTAAAGGAATAATTGTGCCTTGCTTTAAAAAGCACTTTCTCATCTATTTTCATGTTTAATATCTGTAAGGACCAAAGATTTTGTGGGTCCCATAGCTTTgacctccactttacagatgccATAATACAGGCTCATTCAGGATGAGTGTCTTCTCTATGATTACAGATGTAGCAAGTACAGTGTTAAGCTTCCTGTTTCCAGTTTTGTGATTTCCCAATTGCTCCTTGCTGTGCTCCTGACGACGGTCAGGCTACAGCAAAGCAGCTTTGTCTCAACAGCCCCTAACTGCATGTGCTCTTCCTTGCTGGCCAATTTATTTCTGATGGATTATGGCCTCTAAAAGCCTGTTTCTTCCTTACTTAGATGGAGAGGGCTCTGTACTTGGGCAATATGTCTGGAGTGCAAGAGTTTATCCTGCTGGGTCTGTCTGCCAGGCAAGGCGTGAGGGTTGTGGTGCTTGCCGTCTTCCTGCCCCTCTACCTGCTGACCCTCCTGGAGAACGCCCTCATCATCTTCCTCGTCTGCAGCCACACCGAGCTCCACaagcccatgtacttcttcctgggcAATCTGAGCTGCCTGGAGATGTGCTACGTGTCAGTGACCATGCCCAGCCTGCTCGCGGGGCTGTGGACAGGACCCTACCACGTGCCCTTCACAGCCTGCCTGATTCAGCTTTTTTTATTCATCTCCCTCATTAGCACCAAGTGTACCCTCCTGGCCTCCATGGCCTGTGACCGCTACGTGGCCATCTGTCGCCCACTGCGCTACCCGCTGCTCATGCAGCCCCAGGTCTGCCTGGGCTTGGCCGGGACTTCatggcttggtgggctgctggtCTCGGTGGCCAAGACAGCATGCATCGCCAGCCTGTCCTACTGCGGCCCCAACGTCCtcaaccacttcttctgtgacgTCTCCCCGCTGCTCAACCTGTCCTGCACCCACGTGGCCCTGACCGAGCTGGTGGACTTCCTCTCGGCCATCGTCACCTTCTGTGGGACCCTGCTGGTCGCCCTGGCCTCCTACTCGGCCATCGGGGTGGCGGTGC is from Bos indicus isolate NIAB-ARS_2022 breed Sahiwal x Tharparkar chromosome 18, NIAB-ARS_B.indTharparkar_mat_pri_1.0, whole genome shotgun sequence and encodes:
- the LOC109571874 gene encoding olfactory receptor 6Z7-like gives rise to the protein MERALYLGNMSGVQEFILLGLSARQGVRVVVLAVFLPLYLLTLLENALIIFLVCSHTELHKPMYFFLGNLSCLEMCYVSVTMPSLLAGLWTGPYHVPFTACLIQLFLFISLISTKCTLLASMACDRYVAICRPLRYPLLMQPQVCLGLAGTSWLGGLLVSVAKTACIASLSYCGPNVLNHFFCDVSPLLNLSCTHVALTELVDFLSAIVTFCGTLLVALASYSAIGVAVLRMPSATARRKAFSTCASHLVVVGIFYSVALFMYSCPSRVESTDLHKLLSVIYTVVTPACSPVVYCLRNREVHAALRRTLHPQKGSSVRTDISCS